In Chloroflexota bacterium, a genomic segment contains:
- a CDS encoding dihydropteroate synthase: MILIGENINMMSQTIGPALKERNPKPIQDLARAETDAGVDYLDLNIGPARKTGNELMPWVVNTVQEVTDKSLSLDTTNLAAMEAGLQTTKNPPLINSVSLQPDRIGPGLELAKKFDADVIALLWGAEGMPRDANERAMNVVDFVYQANEMGIPTEKLWIDPIASPVSVEINQVKACVEFMSMLGEIAPGCKSTVGLSNISNGTPTHLRPWLNRTYMIMLMRYGLHSAIVDAFDADLIKIARGDRPELVSLVHRLMDGEKPDYAALSEEEAKYAKTVRVLTGESLYSHSWLEI, translated from the coding sequence ATGATACTCATCGGTGAAAACATCAACATGATGTCTCAGACCATTGGCCCGGCACTCAAGGAGAGAAACCCCAAGCCAATCCAGGACCTCGCCAGGGCCGAAACCGATGCCGGTGTGGACTATCTTGACCTCAACATCGGACCCGCCAGAAAGACCGGCAACGAGCTGATGCCCTGGGTGGTCAACACGGTGCAGGAGGTAACGGATAAGTCCCTGTCACTGGACACAACCAACCTCGCGGCCATGGAAGCCGGCCTCCAGACAACCAAGAACCCTCCCCTTATCAACTCCGTCTCCCTGCAGCCGGACAGGATAGGGCCCGGCCTCGAGCTCGCCAAAAAATTCGATGCCGATGTCATTGCCCTGCTCTGGGGTGCCGAAGGCATGCCGCGAGATGCCAACGAACGTGCCATGAACGTTGTCGACTTCGTTTACCAGGCCAATGAAATGGGTATCCCCACTGAAAAACTCTGGATTGACCCGATTGCCAGCCCGGTATCGGTGGAAATAAACCAGGTGAAGGCCTGCGTTGAATTTATGTCCATGCTGGGGGAAATAGCCCCGGGCTGTAAATCGACCGTGGGCCTGTCCAATATCTCCAACGGCACACCAACCCACCTCAGGCCGTGGCTGAATCGCACCTATATGATAATGCTGATGAGGTATGGATTACACTCGGCAATTGTGGACGCATTTGATGCCGACCTCATAAAGATCGCCAGAGGCGACAGGCCGGAACTGGTGAGCCTGGTGCACCGGCTAATGGACGGTGAGAAGCCGGATTATGCCGCGCTCTCCGAGGAAGAAGCCAAGTATGCCAAAACGGTCAGGGTACTGACCGGTGAATCGCTCTATTCCCACTCCTGGCTGGAAATTTAA
- the fdhF gene encoding formate dehydrogenase subunit alpha, whose protein sequence is MDEIRITIDGREVRTSKGTLLLDAILAAGIYVPNLCHDPDLEPTGDCRLCVVEIEGAPDLAIACTTPVMEGMVVRTNTPVLNEARRAALEPVLADHPSECLICDRKERCQPYDICLRNVAVTDRCVLCPKNGICELQKVVDYLGVTEIPVRPKTRSRPVDHSNPFFKIDRNYCILCRKCVRACNEVTVVGAIEISHQGDREQVSPVDSSSLFESICRSCGECMVRCPVGAMMPKVAVRPDYEVKTTCPYCGVGCQMYLGVKDGQVMCVRGDRENDVNRGQLCVKGRFGATEFVHHPDRLNNPLVRRTGKFSGATWEEALDEVAAGLGKYRPEEVAIISSAKCTNEENYLLQKLGRAVIGTHNIDHCARLUHSPTVAGLVTTFGSGAMTNSIGDIKDSACIFVIGANTTEAHPVIGFEMKRAVRRGTKLIVANPREIELVRHADIYLQHRPGSDVALLMGMCRVIVDEDLLDKDFIGERCENLDAFKESLSNFDLDIVEKITGVPKDRIIQAARIFATSSPAAIFYAMGITQHSHGTDNVIAVANLAMLTGNIGKPGSGVNPLRGQNNVQGACDMGALPDVYPGYQAVTNESVKEKFEAGWGCSLPPARPGLTVTEMFETAHNGQIKAMYIMGENPVLSEPEAKHAIEALQRLELLIVQDCFLTETAQLAHIILPSTTYAEKDGTFTNTERRVQRVRKAIEPVGNAKPDWWIIGQVGQRMGSDGFKFSNPSQIMDEIAGLTPSYGGISYRRLERGGLQWPCPTREHPGTSILHTEIFTRGKGQFIPLEYKPSAEPPDEDYPLVLTTGRSLFHFHTGTMSRKVKGLNVFHSEELVEINPQDGSALGIAEGETVRVISRRGAVTARAKITEASPVGVVFMTFHFAESPTNQLTIRALDPVAKIPEFKVCAVRIEKAAVPVG, encoded by the coding sequence ATGGATGAAATCAGGATAACCATCGACGGGAGAGAAGTCAGAACCAGCAAGGGTACCCTTCTACTCGACGCCATCCTGGCGGCGGGGATATATGTCCCGAACCTGTGTCATGACCCGGACCTTGAACCGACGGGGGATTGTCGCCTTTGCGTGGTGGAAATCGAGGGCGCGCCAGATTTAGCTATCGCCTGCACCACGCCGGTCATGGAAGGAATGGTGGTACGAACCAATACCCCGGTGTTAAATGAAGCCCGTCGCGCTGCCCTGGAACCAGTCCTCGCCGACCATCCCAGCGAGTGCCTCATCTGCGACCGCAAGGAGCGCTGCCAGCCTTACGATATCTGTCTGCGCAATGTAGCCGTAACCGACCGCTGCGTGCTCTGTCCCAAGAACGGAATCTGTGAATTGCAGAAGGTAGTTGACTATCTGGGCGTAACCGAGATACCCGTTCGCCCCAAAACCAGGTCACGCCCCGTAGACCACAGCAATCCCTTTTTCAAAATCGACCGTAATTACTGCATCCTCTGCCGCAAATGTGTTCGCGCCTGCAACGAGGTTACCGTGGTGGGCGCCATCGAGATAAGTCATCAGGGAGACCGCGAGCAGGTCAGCCCTGTTGACAGCAGCTCTCTGTTTGAGTCGATCTGCCGGTCTTGCGGCGAGTGCATGGTGCGCTGCCCGGTGGGCGCCATGATGCCCAAAGTGGCCGTCCGGCCAGACTACGAGGTGAAGACCACCTGCCCTTACTGCGGCGTCGGCTGCCAGATGTACCTCGGGGTGAAAGATGGTCAGGTTATGTGTGTCCGCGGGGACAGGGAGAATGATGTCAATCGCGGCCAACTCTGCGTCAAGGGCCGCTTTGGTGCTACCGAGTTTGTCCACCACCCTGACCGCCTGAACAACCCGCTGGTCAGGCGAACCGGCAAATTCAGTGGAGCTACCTGGGAGGAAGCGCTCGACGAGGTGGCGGCAGGGCTGGGAAAGTACAGGCCGGAAGAGGTCGCCATTATCTCCTCGGCCAAGTGTACCAACGAGGAAAACTACCTCCTCCAGAAACTGGGTCGAGCGGTCATCGGCACGCACAATATCGACCACTGTGCCCGCCTCTGACATTCCCCCACGGTGGCCGGTCTGGTCACCACATTCGGGAGCGGGGCGATGACCAACTCCATCGGCGATATCAAGGATAGCGCCTGCATTTTCGTCATCGGCGCCAACACCACCGAAGCCCATCCTGTAATCGGCTTTGAAATGAAGCGCGCCGTCCGCCGCGGCACAAAGCTAATCGTGGCCAACCCAAGGGAGATCGAGCTTGTTCGCCACGCCGATATTTACCTGCAGCACCGTCCCGGCAGTGACGTTGCCCTGCTCATGGGTATGTGCCGGGTTATCGTCGATGAAGACCTGCTGGACAAAGATTTTATCGGTGAACGCTGCGAGAACCTCGATGCTTTCAAGGAGTCATTATCGAATTTCGACCTTGATATTGTGGAAAAAATCACCGGCGTGCCAAAGGACAGGATAATCCAGGCGGCCAGGATTTTCGCCACCAGCAGCCCCGCAGCCATATTTTACGCGATGGGCATCACCCAGCACTCCCACGGCACGGATAACGTAATCGCCGTCGCCAACCTGGCCATGCTCACCGGAAACATAGGCAAGCCGGGGAGCGGGGTTAATCCGCTGCGCGGTCAAAACAACGTTCAGGGTGCCTGCGATATGGGTGCGCTGCCCGATGTCTATCCCGGATACCAGGCCGTGACTAACGAATCGGTGAAGGAGAAATTCGAGGCGGGGTGGGGCTGCTCACTGCCTCCGGCCAGGCCGGGGCTCACCGTTACCGAAATGTTTGAGACCGCCCATAACGGCCAGATAAAGGCGATGTATATCATGGGCGAGAACCCGGTGCTGAGCGAGCCGGAAGCCAAGCATGCCATCGAAGCCCTGCAGCGACTGGAATTACTCATAGTGCAGGACTGCTTCTTAACCGAGACAGCCCAACTGGCGCATATTATCCTGCCCAGCACCACCTATGCCGAGAAGGATGGCACGTTCACCAACACGGAGCGAAGGGTGCAGCGAGTAAGGAAGGCGATTGAACCGGTAGGCAATGCCAAGCCGGACTGGTGGATTATCGGGCAGGTCGGGCAGCGAATGGGAAGCGATGGTTTCAAGTTCAGCAATCCGTCCCAGATTATGGACGAGATTGCCGGGCTGACACCGAGCTATGGAGGCATATCTTATCGTCGCCTGGAAAGGGGGGGCTTGCAGTGGCCCTGCCCCACCAGGGAGCACCCGGGAACGTCCATCCTCCACACCGAAATCTTCACCCGGGGCAAGGGGCAATTTATACCGCTGGAGTATAAGCCGTCAGCGGAACCTCCAGATGAAGATTACCCACTGGTGCTCACCACAGGGCGCAGCCTGTTTCATTTTCATACCGGCACCATGAGCCGGAAGGTCAAAGGGCTCAACGTTTTTCACAGCGAAGAGCTTGTGGAGATAAACCCGCAGGATGGCTCGGCACTCGGCATTGCTGAAGGTGAGACCGTGAGGGTGATTTCGCGACGCGGCGCAGTCACCGCCAGGGCCAAAATCACCGAGGCTTCCCCGGTCGGCGTGGTCTTCATGACCTTCCATTTCGCCGAGAGTCCCACCAACCAGCTGACCATACGGGCACTGGACCCCGTAGCCAAGATACCGGAGTTCAAAGTCTGCGCGGTCAGGATTGAAAAAGCCGCCGTTCCCGTCGGTTAA
- the cdhC gene encoding CO dehydrogenase/CO-methylating acetyl-CoA synthase complex subunit beta gives MSKIIASAAIRGAHKIVEQAEEKWKQAMDKWGANEPVGFPNTAYYLPVIYGILGEKVEKVGDMERILKRCRALLPPPVREVHPLPYLAPALDAGMVTFFAEEIIEAIRYLEQPDYYLRGEDIADSNIWLGAADDVIMRKRGIEFVDGTAPGFAAVLGAAPTSEIAAKIAQELQQKNIYVFMAAEYNGKRFSEQLVEAGVQIGWPTRLVSFGPDITSAVFAMGFATRAALSFGGVEPGDYRKLLIYNKDRIFAFAMPLGYVTDEWYANAAGAINFGFPVIADTPIPQVLPTGITTYEHVVSNIPHDEIVAKAIETRGLRVTVTEVPIPVAFGPAFEGERVRGEDIYLEAGGGRTPMVEWVTSQRMEDVEDGKIEVIGPELTDIEAGSQLPLAIMVEVAGRNMQDDYEPILERQIHHLINYAQGAMHIGQRDIAWLRVSKQSVEKGFKLSHIGTLLHAKLHQDFGRIFDKLQVKLYTEEDKVKKVVEKAKEVYATRDARIEGMTDETTDIYYSCTLCQSFAPSHVCVISPERTGLCGSYNWMDCKAAFEINPTGPNQPVEKGEMIDTKLGQWKGVNEFITKASRGKIDHYNFYSLVNDPMTTCGCCECIAVVLPLCNGAMTVNREYSADTPCGMKFTTLAGTIGGGISTPGFVGHGKYNTTQKKFIIGDGGLLRMVWMPKSLKEEIGERVKARGEELGVPDLLDKIADETIGTTEEEILPFLEEKGHPALTMDPILG, from the coding sequence ATGTCAAAGATAATTGCTTCAGCCGCAATCAGAGGTGCGCATAAGATTGTCGAACAGGCGGAAGAGAAATGGAAACAGGCGATGGATAAATGGGGCGCCAACGAACCCGTCGGCTTCCCCAACACCGCCTACTACCTGCCCGTGATATACGGTATCCTGGGTGAAAAGGTGGAAAAAGTTGGCGATATGGAGCGTATCCTGAAGAGGTGCCGCGCCCTGCTGCCGCCGCCGGTCCGGGAAGTACATCCCCTGCCCTACCTCGCTCCCGCCCTCGATGCCGGCATGGTCACCTTTTTCGCCGAAGAGATAATTGAAGCTATCCGCTACCTCGAACAGCCTGACTACTATTTGAGAGGAGAGGACATAGCCGACAGTAACATCTGGCTCGGAGCGGCCGATGACGTCATCATGAGAAAGCGCGGCATCGAGTTCGTTGATGGCACCGCCCCCGGCTTCGCGGCCGTTCTCGGCGCGGCCCCGACCAGTGAGATTGCGGCCAAAATCGCGCAGGAACTGCAGCAGAAGAACATCTATGTCTTCATGGCTGCGGAGTACAACGGAAAACGTTTCTCCGAGCAACTCGTTGAGGCCGGTGTCCAGATTGGATGGCCAACCCGCCTGGTCTCTTTCGGCCCGGATATAACTTCGGCCGTTTTCGCCATGGGCTTTGCCACCAGAGCGGCACTTTCCTTCGGTGGCGTTGAACCGGGCGACTACCGCAAGCTGCTCATCTATAACAAGGACCGCATCTTTGCCTTTGCCATGCCCCTCGGCTACGTAACCGACGAGTGGTATGCCAATGCCGCCGGAGCCATTAACTTCGGCTTCCCCGTTATTGCCGACACGCCCATACCGCAGGTCCTGCCCACCGGCATCACCACCTACGAGCACGTTGTTTCCAATATTCCCCATGACGAGATAGTTGCCAAGGCAATCGAGACGAGGGGTCTGAGGGTTACCGTAACCGAGGTACCTATTCCCGTTGCCTTCGGCCCCGCCTTCGAAGGTGAAAGAGTCCGAGGCGAGGATATTTACCTTGAAGCCGGCGGCGGTCGCACCCCGATGGTGGAGTGGGTAACCAGCCAGCGAATGGAAGACGTGGAAGATGGCAAGATCGAGGTAATCGGACCAGAATTAACCGATATTGAGGCCGGCTCACAGTTGCCTCTGGCGATTATGGTTGAAGTCGCTGGCCGCAATATGCAGGACGACTATGAGCCCATCCTGGAGCGTCAAATCCACCACCTGATAAACTATGCTCAGGGAGCGATGCATATCGGGCAGAGGGACATCGCCTGGCTGCGCGTCAGCAAGCAGTCAGTGGAAAAAGGGTTTAAACTGTCCCACATCGGGACGCTTCTCCACGCCAAGCTCCATCAGGACTTCGGGCGTATTTTCGACAAGCTGCAGGTCAAGCTCTACACCGAAGAAGACAAGGTCAAGAAGGTGGTGGAGAAGGCCAAGGAGGTCTATGCCACTCGCGACGCCCGCATTGAAGGTATGACCGATGAAACCACCGATATCTATTACTCCTGCACGCTGTGCCAGTCCTTCGCCCCGAGCCACGTCTGCGTCATCAGCCCGGAGAGGACGGGACTGTGCGGCTCCTACAACTGGATGGACTGCAAGGCTGCCTTTGAAATCAACCCCACCGGTCCCAACCAGCCCGTGGAAAAAGGTGAGATGATTGACACCAAGCTCGGGCAGTGGAAAGGGGTCAATGAGTTCATCACCAAGGCCTCACGCGGTAAGATAGACCATTACAACTTCTACAGCCTGGTCAACGACCCGATGACAACCTGCGGCTGCTGCGAGTGTATCGCGGTCGTCCTGCCGCTCTGTAACGGGGCAATGACAGTAAACCGCGAATATTCTGCAGACACTCCCTGCGGAATGAAATTCACCACCCTGGCCGGCACCATCGGTGGCGGCATCAGCACGCCGGGCTTTGTCGGCCACGGTAAATACAACACCACCCAGAAAAAATTCATCATCGGAGACGGTGGTCTGCTGAGAATGGTCTGGATGCCCAAGTCGCTGAAAGAGGAAATTGGCGAGCGGGTTAAGGCACGAGGCGAGGAACTGGGAGTGCCTGACCTGCTGGACAAAATTGCCGATGAGACCATCGGTACCACCGAGGAAGAAATCCTCCCCTTCCTTGAGGAGAAAGGACATCCGGCCCTGACCATGGACCCGATACTGGGCTAA
- a CDS encoding DUF3786 domain-containing protein, whose translation MNKGKVLTPPTQSYGHGYQLAYRLAVEKLAEIKDIEQQCRRCGARFLKPEKAISLDYLSRTYFITYPEASVSRQDSEEDVSVTDKILLLHYFTQAKGTPLSNQLISFKELSDAAGYFPTFYQRAIKPLVTCFGNEPEQLLEMAESIGGRQADYGDVSVTVSPLSMVPLTLVLWKGDAEFAPEGTIMFDRTITDYLPNEDIIYLCQSTSWRLVKLLKSGGDSPKTRPGA comes from the coding sequence ATGAATAAAGGCAAGGTTTTGACGCCGCCTACGCAGAGCTATGGTCACGGCTATCAGCTAGCCTATCGGCTGGCTGTGGAAAAGCTGGCTGAAATCAAAGATATTGAGCAACAGTGCCGCCGATGCGGCGCCCGATTTCTGAAACCAGAGAAAGCGATATCCCTTGACTACCTCAGCCGGACATACTTCATTACGTACCCGGAGGCCAGCGTATCTCGCCAGGACAGCGAAGAAGACGTATCAGTTACCGATAAGATACTGCTGCTTCACTACTTTACGCAGGCAAAGGGAACTCCACTCTCCAATCAGCTCATCTCGTTCAAGGAACTTTCTGACGCTGCCGGCTATTTCCCCACTTTTTACCAGCGGGCCATCAAACCGCTGGTCACCTGCTTCGGGAATGAACCGGAGCAATTGCTGGAGATGGCGGAATCCATCGGCGGGCGTCAGGCGGATTACGGGGATGTCTCGGTGACCGTTAGCCCGTTGAGCATGGTGCCGTTGACCCTGGTGCTCTGGAAAGGCGATGCCGAATTCGCCCCCGAGGGCACCATCATGTTCGACCGCACCATCACCGATTATTTACCCAACGAAGACATTATTTATCTCTGCCAGAGCACCAGCTGGCGACTGGTGAAACTGCTGAAATCCGGAGGTGATAGCCCCAAAACCAGACCCGGGGCTTAA
- a CDS encoding acetyl-CoA decarbonylase/synthase complex subunit gamma produces the protein MPLTGIEIFKLLPKTNCGDCSVPTCLAFAMNLASGKVELSACPHVSEESKEKLAEASAPPILPVTIGVGERALKIGGETVMFRHEKRFENPPGIAILIKDSMDDAEVNARLQKCKTLQYERVGLTLRPELVAVKSESGDPQKFESVVGKVAQGSDCGIILMSDNPDVLAAGLKACADRKPLIYAATKDNVDKVAAMAKESSCPVAVKGSSLEEVVELTDKLTQAGLKNIVIDSGSRTTRQALEDQIIIRSAALNKKFRPLGFPTIIFPCEMTDDPMKEAVIASMFVAKYGGIIVLSDFYGESLFPLLVERMNIFTDPQRPLATKEGIYDIGGPGDSSPVLVTTNFSLTYFLISGYLETSRVPSWLLVKDTEGLSVMTAWAAGKFSSDIIGPFVKKCGIMDKVKHQKLIIPGYAAVESGGLEEELPGWEILVGPREGAHIPAYVKAWTP, from the coding sequence ATGCCACTTACCGGAATTGAGATTTTCAAACTGCTGCCGAAGACGAACTGCGGTGACTGCAGTGTTCCCACCTGTCTGGCTTTCGCCATGAACCTGGCTTCGGGCAAGGTGGAACTGAGCGCCTGCCCCCACGTTTCCGAGGAATCTAAGGAGAAACTGGCCGAGGCCTCAGCGCCGCCCATTTTACCGGTTACCATTGGGGTCGGCGAGCGGGCACTCAAAATTGGCGGCGAGACGGTCATGTTCCGCCACGAAAAAAGATTTGAGAACCCGCCCGGCATCGCCATCCTTATCAAGGACTCCATGGACGATGCCGAGGTCAATGCCAGACTTCAAAAATGCAAAACGCTCCAGTACGAGAGAGTCGGCCTCACGCTCCGCCCCGAGCTGGTGGCGGTGAAAAGCGAGTCCGGCGACCCACAGAAATTTGAGAGCGTGGTGGGCAAGGTGGCACAAGGCAGCGACTGCGGCATCATTCTGATGAGCGATAACCCTGACGTCCTGGCCGCCGGACTGAAAGCCTGTGCCGACCGCAAGCCGCTTATTTACGCCGCTACCAAGGATAACGTTGACAAAGTCGCGGCCATGGCCAAGGAGAGTTCCTGCCCTGTGGCGGTGAAAGGCTCAAGCCTGGAAGAAGTAGTCGAGCTAACCGACAAACTGACCCAGGCAGGTCTGAAGAATATCGTTATCGACTCCGGCTCCAGGACAACGCGCCAGGCGCTTGAGGACCAGATAATCATCCGCAGCGCCGCGCTGAACAAGAAGTTCCGCCCGCTCGGCTTCCCCACCATCATCTTCCCCTGCGAGATGACGGACGACCCGATGAAGGAAGCGGTGATTGCCTCCATGTTTGTCGCCAAATACGGCGGCATCATCGTTCTGTCCGACTTTTACGGAGAAAGCCTGTTCCCGTTGCTCGTGGAAAGGATGAATATCTTCACCGACCCGCAACGACCACTGGCGACGAAGGAGGGTATCTACGATATCGGCGGCCCCGGCGATAGTTCCCCGGTGCTGGTTACGACCAATTTCTCGCTCACCTACTTCCTGATCTCGGGGTACCTGGAAACCAGCCGTGTTCCCAGCTGGCTGCTGGTGAAGGACACGGAGGGACTCTCGGTGATGACCGCCTGGGCGGCTGGCAAGTTCAGTTCTGATATCATCGGCCCCTTCGTGAAAAAGTGCGGTATTATGGACAAAGTGAAACACCAAAAACTGATTATCCCGGGATATGCGGCGGTGGAGAGCGGCGGTCTGGAAGAAGAACTGCCCGGCTGGGAGATACTGGTTGGGCCAAGAGAAGGTGCCCACATTCCAGCCTACGTAAAGGCATGGACTCCATAG
- a CDS encoding FAD-dependent oxidoreductase, with translation MIKLTIDGQTIESSEETTILEAARAAGVYIPAICAHPMLTPDGSCRLCLVEIEGTEEPVTACNTRVAGGMVARTDTPLLREDRKEALKKLLAHHPCECLICERRDRCGPYDICLRNVAVTQRCVLCPYNDQCELQQVVDYIGLEGEELTWQYRGLPVDRDNPLFERDYNLCISCARCVNACKEIRGIEAIRMVDHDGDLWPESPDGKSLIASGCKYCCACVEVCPTAALLDKDAKWRPDINHEELTNPCSYACPAHIDVPRYVRLCGEGRFAEALAVIREKVPFPGALGRVCIHPCEQACRREALNEPISIKFLKWAAAERDDGQWQKLAKKTPATGKKVAIIGSGPAGLTAGYYLAKQGHAVTVFEALPEPGGMMRVGIPDYRLPPEKLNAEIDVIRETGVDIKLNTRVESIDDLFSQGYDAVFAAPGAHQGMKMGVDGEEVQGVFDGATFLREINLGRKIYTGARVAVIGGGNVAIDAARVSLRIGAKKVTIVYRRTRAEMPASPEEIEAALEEGIEIMFLAAPVRIDRTGKTLKLTCNRMELGEPDASGRRRPVPIKGSEFTTEFDSIIAAIGQFPDIPEGFNLKLGRGSTIQASAETSATSSKGVWAGGDAVSGPASVIEAIAAGRKAAASIDKYLGGTGDINEVLAPSSEFSTCVGKDEGFFEWARAVMPALPTEKRIDNFEEVELGLSDEAAAKEGRRCLQCAVRCVITPPPLPPKRGKSKYKPRERVAAR, from the coding sequence ATGATTAAATTAACCATTGACGGCCAAACCATTGAGTCCAGCGAAGAGACGACCATCCTGGAGGCGGCCAGAGCAGCGGGTGTTTATATCCCGGCCATCTGCGCTCATCCCATGCTCACCCCCGATGGCTCCTGTCGGCTATGCCTGGTGGAAATCGAGGGCACTGAGGAACCCGTCACTGCCTGCAACACCAGGGTCGCCGGGGGCATGGTGGCCCGTACGGATACACCTCTGCTCAGGGAGGACCGGAAAGAAGCGCTGAAAAAACTGCTTGCCCATCATCCCTGCGAATGCCTTATCTGCGAGCGGCGCGACCGCTGCGGACCGTATGATATCTGCCTGCGCAACGTGGCGGTAACCCAGCGCTGTGTCCTCTGCCCCTACAACGACCAGTGCGAGCTGCAGCAGGTCGTCGACTACATAGGCCTGGAAGGAGAAGAGCTGACCTGGCAGTATCGCGGATTACCCGTTGACCGCGACAATCCCCTCTTTGAAAGAGACTATAACCTGTGCATTAGCTGCGCCCGTTGCGTTAATGCCTGCAAGGAGATACGGGGTATCGAGGCCATCAGGATGGTCGACCATGACGGCGACCTCTGGCCGGAATCACCAGATGGGAAATCACTGATTGCATCCGGATGCAAGTACTGCTGCGCCTGCGTTGAGGTCTGCCCCACCGCGGCGTTGCTTGATAAAGACGCTAAATGGAGACCGGATATCAACCACGAGGAACTGACCAATCCGTGCAGCTATGCCTGCCCCGCCCACATCGACGTCCCCCGCTACGTCCGACTTTGCGGTGAGGGGCGGTTCGCCGAGGCGCTGGCCGTCATCAGGGAAAAAGTCCCCTTCCCCGGTGCTCTGGGAAGGGTCTGCATCCACCCCTGCGAACAGGCCTGCCGCCGCGAAGCTCTGAACGAGCCGATATCAATAAAATTCCTCAAATGGGCCGCGGCGGAGCGCGACGACGGACAGTGGCAGAAGCTGGCCAAAAAAACGCCAGCGACCGGTAAGAAGGTGGCCATCATCGGGTCGGGGCCGGCGGGGCTGACTGCCGGCTACTACCTGGCCAAGCAGGGGCACGCCGTCACCGTTTTCGAGGCTCTTCCCGAACCCGGTGGGATGATGCGTGTCGGCATCCCCGACTACCGCCTGCCGCCGGAAAAGCTCAACGCCGAAATCGACGTTATCAGGGAGACAGGCGTTGATATCAAGCTGAATACCAGGGTAGAGTCCATTGATGACCTGTTCAGCCAGGGCTATGATGCCGTCTTCGCCGCACCCGGCGCACATCAAGGCATGAAGATGGGCGTGGACGGTGAGGAGGTTCAGGGCGTTTTTGACGGCGCCACTTTCCTGCGAGAGATTAACCTGGGCCGGAAAATCTATACCGGTGCTCGGGTGGCGGTCATCGGCGGCGGGAACGTCGCCATCGATGCAGCACGGGTCTCCCTGCGCATTGGCGCCAAGAAAGTCACCATCGTTTACCGCCGCACACGGGCGGAGATGCCCGCCAGCCCGGAGGAAATCGAGGCCGCACTAGAGGAAGGGATAGAAATCATGTTCCTGGCCGCACCGGTGCGCATTGACCGGACCGGCAAAACACTGAAGTTGACGTGCAATCGCATGGAACTCGGTGAGCCTGACGCCAGCGGGCGCCGGCGACCGGTCCCGATTAAGGGCAGCGAATTCACCACCGAGTTCGACTCCATTATCGCCGCCATCGGTCAGTTTCCGGATATCCCCGAAGGTTTCAACCTCAAGCTGGGCAGGGGCAGCACCATTCAGGCCAGCGCCGAGACTTCGGCCACCAGCAGCAAAGGCGTCTGGGCAGGCGGTGATGCCGTCAGCGGTCCGGCCTCGGTCATTGAGGCCATTGCCGCCGGTCGAAAGGCCGCCGCGTCCATTGATAAATATCTAGGCGGAACGGGAGACATCAATGAAGTCCTGGCACCGTCGAGTGAGTTCAGCACCTGCGTGGGCAAAGATGAGGGTTTCTTCGAATGGGCTCGGGCGGTTATGCCGGCGCTGCCGACGGAGAAGAGAATCGATAACTTTGAGGAAGTCGAGCTTGGCCTCAGCGACGAGGCAGCGGCGAAAGAAGGCAGGCGCTGCCTGCAGTGTGCCGTACGCTGCGTTATCACGCCACCACCACTACCTCCCAAGCGGGGCAAGAGCAAATACAAGCCACGGGAACGGGTCGCTGCCAGGTGA